From the Polyangiaceae bacterium genome, one window contains:
- a CDS encoding chemotaxis protein CheW: MMIAEASIDTHQLCTFFVDQVSFGVDVTKVQEVIRYQEMTPVPLASPVVSGLINLRGQIVTAIDMRRLLALPPRPDGELPMNVVVRSGESAVSLLVDEIGDVVDVDSSAFERPPETLTSHTKDLVLGVYKLADKLLLLLNTELATRGSELDSAKGNSDAK; this comes from the coding sequence ATGATGATCGCGGAAGCCAGCATCGATACCCATCAGCTCTGCACCTTCTTCGTCGACCAGGTGTCCTTTGGCGTGGACGTCACCAAGGTCCAGGAGGTCATCCGCTACCAAGAGATGACGCCCGTGCCGCTGGCCTCGCCCGTGGTGAGTGGACTCATCAATCTGCGAGGACAGATCGTCACCGCCATCGACATGCGTCGCTTGCTGGCGCTGCCGCCACGTCCAGACGGTGAGTTGCCAATGAACGTCGTCGTCCGAAGCGGCGAGAGCGCCGTTAGCCTGCTGGTCGACGAGATCGGAGACGTCGTCGACGTCGACAGTTCTGCTTTCGAGCGTCCCCCAGAGACGTTGACTTCCCACACGAAGGACCTGGTTCTCGGTGTCTACAAGCTCGCCGACAAGCTCCTTCTGCTTTTGAACACCGAGCTGGCCACGCGCGGCAGCGAGCTAGACAGCGCCAAAGGAAACTCAGATGCAAAGTGA
- a CDS encoding protein-glutamate O-methyltransferase CheR codes for MSLSTHQADFVRDLVYRRSAIVLDETKHYLIQARLESLAVQVGYQSVGELLTAAQSGTPDLHTRVVEALTTNETSFFRDRAPFECLRKDVLPKVVDARASKQSLTIWCAACSTGQEPYSIAMMIDEHFPQLRNWSVKILATDISDQVLERARSGKFQQLEVNRGLPATLLVKYFTRIGNQWQIKQELRDVIEFSNLNLIGDWRLPRTPDIVFIRNVLIYFDVETKRGILQRIRKTMSTDGALFLGAAETTLNVDPHWERVSFENTSYYRMTVNGVQR; via the coding sequence ATGTCTCTTAGTACTCATCAAGCCGACTTCGTCCGTGATCTGGTGTACCGGCGTTCGGCGATCGTTCTGGACGAAACGAAGCACTACTTGATTCAGGCGCGCCTGGAGTCGCTCGCCGTTCAGGTTGGCTACCAGTCCGTCGGAGAGCTGCTCACGGCTGCCCAGTCGGGCACCCCGGATCTCCACACACGCGTCGTAGAAGCCCTGACGACCAACGAAACCTCCTTCTTTCGCGATCGGGCTCCCTTCGAGTGTCTGCGGAAGGACGTCCTGCCCAAAGTCGTGGACGCCCGCGCCAGCAAGCAATCCCTGACCATCTGGTGCGCTGCCTGCTCTACCGGGCAGGAGCCCTACAGCATCGCCATGATGATCGACGAGCACTTCCCACAGTTGCGCAACTGGTCCGTGAAGATCCTGGCTACGGACATCTCGGATCAGGTGCTCGAGCGAGCACGCTCGGGCAAGTTCCAACAGCTGGAGGTCAACCGGGGACTGCCTGCGACCCTGCTGGTCAAGTACTTCACCCGCATCGGAAACCAGTGGCAGATCAAGCAAGAGCTTCGTGACGTGATCGAGTTCTCCAACCTGAACCTGATCGGGGATTGGCGGCTGCCGCGCACACCCGACATCGTCTTCATTCGCAACGTCCTGATCTATTTCGACGTCGAGACCAAGCGAGGGATCTTGCAGCGCATTCGCAAGACGATGTCGACGGACGGCGCTCTGTTCTTGGGCGCCGCAGAGACGACGCTGAACGTGGACCCCCACTGGGAGCGAGTGAGCTTCGAGAACACCAGCTACTACCGGATGACCGTAAACGGAGTGCAGCGATGA
- a CDS encoding methyl-accepting chemotaxis protein: MSNSVLVLPTAMTSPIKEESEGAGELEAAHRRIAAVQRQALRDAVDSSVLASQVQASVARTFGEVISADAETTAMASAIEELDASIRQISQLAEQADQSLRGAAGRAQTSAGEVAASSKSVEQVDAVLGAVETQLDHLRAASGQIGGIASAIESIARQTNLLALNATIEAARAGDAGRGFAVVAQEVKNLSDQTARSTEDIASRIETLESAIAAIVSAVETARTSASRAREVADSANQHVQAATSDVAAGAEAVSNVAVILREQTQAVADLARGVSSASRSCSAARKHIDETVKDVAASEAGVAERLAMLEREGVANYVPYRAKADHMLWKKRLAGLLSGLSELDPKELSDHHACRLGKWWDGIANTPEGRSPAFRAIQAPHMRVHEAGRRAARLHHEGDREAAHSAYLEMESASVDVVAGLDALIRELEAS; the protein is encoded by the coding sequence ATGTCGAACTCAGTCCTGGTCCTTCCCACCGCAATGACGTCGCCTATCAAGGAGGAGTCGGAGGGCGCCGGCGAGTTGGAAGCGGCACACCGCCGCATCGCGGCCGTCCAGCGGCAGGCCCTTCGAGACGCAGTGGACAGTTCTGTGCTGGCAAGCCAGGTGCAGGCCAGCGTCGCGCGCACCTTTGGCGAAGTGATTTCCGCGGATGCGGAGACCACGGCGATGGCCAGCGCGATCGAAGAGCTCGACGCCTCGATTCGGCAGATTTCCCAGCTCGCCGAACAGGCAGATCAATCCTTGCGCGGTGCGGCTGGCCGAGCTCAGACCAGTGCCGGGGAGGTCGCCGCGTCCTCCAAGTCAGTAGAGCAGGTCGACGCCGTACTCGGTGCAGTCGAAACGCAGCTCGACCACTTGAGGGCGGCCAGCGGTCAAATTGGCGGTATTGCCTCGGCCATCGAGAGCATCGCCCGGCAGACGAATCTGTTGGCCCTCAACGCCACCATCGAGGCAGCCCGCGCGGGCGATGCAGGGCGCGGGTTCGCTGTCGTGGCTCAGGAGGTCAAGAACCTCTCGGACCAGACGGCCCGCTCCACCGAGGACATCGCGAGCCGCATCGAGACTCTGGAATCTGCCATTGCCGCCATCGTCTCCGCTGTGGAGACCGCGCGCACCTCGGCTTCTCGCGCTAGGGAGGTCGCCGACTCGGCCAATCAGCACGTGCAAGCGGCCACGAGCGACGTTGCTGCGGGCGCCGAAGCGGTATCCAATGTCGCCGTCATTCTCCGCGAACAGACCCAGGCCGTCGCCGACCTGGCCCGAGGCGTGAGCAGCGCGTCGCGAAGCTGCTCGGCCGCCCGCAAGCACATTGACGAGACGGTGAAGGATGTGGCTGCGTCCGAGGCAGGCGTTGCCGAGCGCCTCGCAATGCTCGAGCGTGAGGGCGTAGCCAACTACGTTCCTTATCGCGCAAAAGCAGACCACATGCTCTGGAAGAAGCGGCTCGCGGGCCTGCTCTCCGGGCTTTCCGAGCTGGATCCGAAGGAGCTCAGCGACCACCACGCCTGCCGCCTGGGCAAGTGGTGGGACGGAATCGCCAACACGCCCGAGGGCCGTAGCCCAGCGTTCCGAGCCATCCAGGCGCCCCACATGCGCGTACACGAAGCGGGACGCCGGGCCGCACGGCTGCACCATGAGGGCGACCGCGAAGCGGCGCATAGCGCCTACTTGGAGATGGAGAGCGCGTCGGTCGACGTAGTGGCAGGCCTCGACGCGCTCATCCGCGAACTCGAAGCAAGCTGA
- a CDS encoding chemotaxis response regulator protein-glutamate methylesterase: protein MKPIRVLIVDDSVVVRRLLSEILATDPEIDVVGTAASGSIALAKIPQTQPDVVTLDVEMPDMNGLDTLSAIRKAHPDLPVIMFSALTGLAAATTLEALARGATDYVTKPTAVGGREGATAHIREQLLPKVKTLGGGEVARQWVPSAPPRARALPAVLPPPASTRVEVLAVGASTGGPNALTHFFSQLPAHFPVPIVVVQHMPPVFTKLFAERLTAACALEFHEAAGGEVLQPGKAYIAPGDYHMRVVRDGTVTRVELNQDAPENSCRPAVDVLFRSVSAVYGAGTLAVVLTGMGQDGLRGSEAIRGTGGQVIVQDEASSVVWGMPGFIAKAGLAQAVLPLAELSGEVLRRVALSRVVNTSTPNLERHVS from the coding sequence GTGAAACCGATCCGAGTCCTGATTGTGGATGACTCGGTCGTGGTCCGACGCTTGCTGTCGGAGATCCTCGCGACGGACCCGGAGATCGACGTCGTGGGTACCGCGGCGAGCGGCAGCATCGCGCTGGCCAAGATCCCCCAGACGCAACCCGACGTGGTGACTCTCGACGTCGAGATGCCTGACATGAACGGCCTGGATACGCTCTCGGCGATTCGCAAGGCGCACCCAGACCTGCCAGTCATCATGTTCAGCGCCCTGACGGGATTGGCAGCAGCCACGACGCTCGAAGCCCTCGCACGCGGCGCCACGGACTACGTGACCAAGCCCACGGCCGTGGGTGGCCGTGAAGGTGCGACCGCCCACATCCGTGAGCAACTGCTGCCGAAGGTGAAAACCCTGGGTGGTGGCGAAGTCGCTCGTCAGTGGGTCCCCAGTGCGCCTCCACGGGCGCGGGCACTCCCCGCGGTCTTGCCGCCGCCGGCATCCACTCGGGTGGAAGTGCTCGCCGTGGGCGCTTCGACGGGCGGCCCCAACGCCCTCACCCACTTCTTCTCTCAATTGCCGGCGCACTTTCCCGTTCCCATCGTCGTGGTCCAGCACATGCCGCCAGTGTTCACCAAGCTCTTCGCCGAGCGCCTCACGGCGGCCTGCGCACTGGAGTTCCACGAGGCCGCCGGCGGGGAGGTGCTGCAACCCGGCAAGGCCTACATCGCGCCGGGGGACTACCACATGCGCGTGGTGCGCGACGGCACCGTCACCCGTGTCGAGCTGAACCAAGACGCGCCAGAAAACTCATGCCGTCCGGCAGTCGACGTCCTCTTTCGTTCCGTCTCCGCTGTGTACGGTGCGGGAACGCTGGCGGTAGTCCTGACTGGCATGGGCCAAGATGGTCTGCGCGGCAGCGAGGCCATCCGCGGCACGGGTGGCCAGGTCATCGTCCAAGACGAGGCCAGTTCGGTCGTGTGGGGGATGCCAGGATTCATTGCCAAGGCAGGATTGGCTCAAGCCGTCCTGCCCCTTGCAGAGCTCAGTGGGGAGGTACTGCGCCGCGTGGCCTTGTCGCGCGTCGTGAACACGTCAACCCCCAACTTGGAGCGTCATGTCTCTTAG
- a CDS encoding chemotaxis protein CheX, translating to MTATETDIADIVQTVTTAFFGVEAAVLPSIPPPQHTGTSEMLVGCVTVDGAWRGAVTVSCPRRLATRIAAVMFGCDETKVTPECSRDALCEMTNVVGGNIKSLFASVADEACHLSLPIASEGGVSFPGARVVHHLRFNVGADTLRVTVLEVPTSRAPAAGGAPCESYS from the coding sequence ATGACAGCCACAGAGACAGACATTGCCGACATCGTCCAGACCGTGACCACGGCCTTCTTTGGGGTCGAAGCCGCGGTCCTACCGTCGATTCCACCTCCCCAGCACACGGGCACTTCGGAGATGCTGGTGGGCTGCGTGACGGTGGATGGTGCGTGGCGTGGCGCCGTGACCGTGAGCTGTCCGCGCCGGCTGGCCACCCGCATCGCCGCCGTGATGTTCGGTTGTGACGAAACCAAAGTGACTCCCGAGTGCTCCCGCGACGCCCTGTGCGAGATGACCAACGTCGTTGGCGGCAACATCAAGTCCCTGTTCGCCTCCGTCGCCGATGAAGCCTGCCATCTGTCCCTACCCATCGCCTCTGAGGGAGGCGTCAGCTTTCCGGGCGCACGGGTCGTTCACCACCTGCGTTTCAACGTCGGCGCGGATACCTTGCGCGTCACCGTGTTGGAGGTCCCCACTTCGCGAGCCCCAGCAGCGGGCGGAGCACCATGCGAATCTTACTCGTAG
- a CDS encoding response regulator, protein MKAIVVDDSRAMRTILKRVLTKVGFDVIEAGQGQEALQELEKSGPLDLALVDWNMPVMTGYEFLREIRGRAQFNPMAIMMVTTETEISQVQRALDAGANEYVMKPFTEDVLREKLMLLGLAEG, encoded by the coding sequence GTGAAAGCAATCGTAGTGGACGACTCGCGCGCCATGCGCACCATTCTCAAGAGAGTGCTTACCAAGGTCGGCTTCGACGTGATCGAAGCCGGTCAGGGTCAAGAAGCGCTGCAAGAGCTCGAGAAGTCGGGCCCGCTGGACCTGGCCTTGGTCGACTGGAACATGCCCGTCATGACTGGTTACGAGTTTCTGCGCGAGATCCGCGGGAGAGCGCAGTTCAACCCCATGGCCATCATGATGGTCACCACCGAGACGGAAATCTCACAGGTGCAGCGGGCGTTGGACGCGGGCGCCAACGAGTACGTGATGAAGCCGTTCACGGAGGACGTCCTCCGCGAGAAGCTCATGCTCCTGGGGCTGGCGGAGGGCTGA
- a CDS encoding methyl-accepting chemotaxis protein, which produces MQSDNGHSVHPIAIDEDKPKTDVLERRKRPRRAADAALEKELAELRQAKATAEREMAELRAAKRDAERMQQMIAAAPVNVMYTDTDGTIRYVNKTSVDTLRTLQQYLPVEADQLVGKSFDIFHKNPAHPRRVIADPKNLPHRAQISLGPEKLQLLVTAILDEAGTYVGAMLTWEVITERLRTEQALREQQERERQAARELAGKVDAILEVVSAAASGDLTRQIPVSGSDAIGQLAGGLDRFLSDLRGSISGIASNAETLGIASDELSTVSKQLKSNSENTLEQANTVSVAAEEVSSNVQTVATATEEMSASIREIANNATEAARVATSAVKTAAATNTTISKLGESSAEIGKVVKVITSIAQQTNLLALNATIEAARAGEAGKGFAVVANEVKELAKETAKATEDIGQKVEKIQSDTQAAVDALAEISSVINQINDIQATIASAVEEQTATTNEMARNIAEGARGGGNIARGMSGVAGAAEEALQGASKSTEAALALASMATELQQLVSRFKY; this is translated from the coding sequence ATGCAAAGTGACAACGGACACAGCGTTCACCCCATCGCCATCGACGAAGACAAGCCGAAGACCGACGTGCTGGAGCGACGCAAGCGTCCGCGGCGAGCCGCTGATGCCGCGCTGGAGAAGGAACTCGCGGAACTGCGCCAGGCGAAGGCAACCGCGGAACGAGAGATGGCCGAACTGCGCGCTGCGAAGCGAGACGCCGAGCGGATGCAGCAGATGATCGCCGCGGCACCCGTCAACGTGATGTACACGGACACGGACGGAACCATTCGTTACGTGAACAAGACGTCCGTGGACACGCTGCGCACGCTGCAGCAGTACCTGCCGGTGGAAGCGGACCAGCTCGTGGGCAAGAGCTTCGACATCTTTCACAAGAACCCTGCCCACCCTCGCCGAGTGATCGCCGACCCGAAGAACCTTCCGCACCGCGCCCAGATCAGCTTGGGCCCGGAAAAGCTCCAACTCTTGGTCACTGCCATCTTGGACGAGGCCGGGACCTACGTTGGCGCCATGCTGACCTGGGAAGTGATCACCGAACGCCTGCGCACCGAGCAGGCGTTGCGTGAGCAGCAAGAGCGCGAACGCCAAGCAGCGCGCGAGCTCGCCGGCAAGGTGGATGCGATCCTGGAAGTCGTCTCGGCCGCTGCGAGCGGCGACTTGACTCGCCAGATCCCGGTCAGCGGTAGCGATGCCATTGGACAGCTTGCAGGAGGGCTGGACCGCTTCCTCTCGGACTTGCGCGGCAGCATCTCTGGCATTGCCTCCAACGCGGAAACCTTGGGCATCGCTTCGGACGAACTGTCCACGGTGAGCAAGCAACTCAAGAGCAACTCCGAGAACACCCTGGAGCAAGCCAACACCGTGTCCGTGGCGGCAGAAGAAGTAAGCAGCAACGTGCAGACCGTGGCCACCGCGACCGAGGAGATGTCCGCGAGCATTCGTGAGATCGCCAACAACGCGACGGAGGCTGCGCGCGTCGCGACTTCCGCGGTCAAGACGGCCGCGGCCACGAACACCACCATCTCCAAGTTGGGCGAGAGCAGCGCGGAGATCGGCAAGGTCGTCAAGGTGATCACCTCGATCGCGCAGCAGACGAACCTGCTCGCCCTAAATGCCACCATCGAAGCAGCGCGCGCAGGCGAGGCAGGTAAGGGCTTCGCCGTGGTCGCCAACGAGGTGAAAGAACTCGCGAAGGAGACGGCGAAGGCCACCGAGGACATCGGACAGAAGGTGGAGAAGATCCAGTCCGACACTCAGGCAGCGGTCGACGCCTTGGCGGAGATCAGCTCCGTGATCAATCAGATCAACGACATTCAAGCTACCATCGCCAGCGCGGTAGAAGAGCAGACTGCGACCACGAACGAAATGGCGCGCAATATCGCCGAGGGCGCACGGGGCGGCGGCAACATCGCGCGCGGAATGAGTGGTGTGGCCGGCGCTGCCGAAGAGGCGCTGCAAGGCGCCAGCAAGTCGACCGAGGCCGCCTTGGCACTCGCGAGCATGGCCACGGAGCTGCAGCAACTGGTCAGCCGCTTCAAGTACTGA
- a CDS encoding DUF4215 domain-containing protein, protein MRSFHSRLARRAVGLLPLAVFLPLFVQCSGDGKPEVNIFDGSVGAQGGAGGGGAASGGSGAAIEIDSGAEDATADAPDGDGSVEIKGCGDGKIQPGEVCDDGNSASGDGCAANCKSVEANFACPTPGQPCVSTVQCGDGKVTGQETCDDFNKAPGDGCSDKCVVEPGWKCPTPGDKCEADQCGDGIVAGKEECEDGGSPPTSGDGCSASCKVEPGYACGPVGQPCHKTVCNDGTKEGDEPCDDGNTIIGDGCNPFCEVEPNCSGGACVSSCGDGLILPGDAEECDDGNTKNGDGCSSTCKKENGFTCTVVSGQLPATLDVPVVFRDMVSLPAGGSTRHPDFEIFSGSQATPGLVQANLSSGGKPVFAGICDNGGAPNPPCPYGQQLTTAANFVQWYTDVAGVNVNEITKLSLAKQPNNTYYFPDAAFFPLDGKGWVGQGKESPSGGHNFGFTSEIRYWFEYKGGETLNFSGDDDVWVFIAGKLALDLGGLHPQRSGSFTINAALEAQLGLTKGKVYEIALFHAERHTNASNFNLTLGGFVSAKSQCVTVCGDGIVAGDELCDDGKNDGSYGSCTADCKPGPRCGDGVKQSPQEECDDGTNLTSYSTSGSAGCAPGCKLGAYCGDKQVDSLFGEQCDDGTNAGGYEGCESNCQLGPRCGDGKIQSSEGEQCDDGNAVSGDGCSDQCQSEGPK, encoded by the coding sequence ATGCGATCTTTCCATTCGCGCCTCGCGCGTCGTGCCGTTGGCTTGCTTCCCCTCGCGGTCTTCCTCCCGCTGTTCGTGCAGTGCAGCGGCGATGGCAAACCTGAGGTGAACATCTTCGACGGAAGTGTGGGCGCGCAAGGGGGCGCTGGAGGCGGGGGTGCCGCCAGCGGCGGGAGCGGCGCCGCCATCGAGATCGACTCGGGCGCCGAGGACGCGACTGCGGATGCCCCCGATGGCGACGGCAGCGTCGAGATCAAGGGCTGCGGGGACGGCAAGATCCAACCCGGAGAAGTGTGTGACGACGGGAACAGCGCTTCCGGCGATGGCTGTGCCGCCAACTGCAAGAGCGTGGAGGCCAACTTCGCCTGTCCGACTCCTGGGCAGCCCTGCGTCAGCACCGTGCAGTGCGGCGACGGCAAGGTCACGGGGCAAGAGACCTGCGACGACTTCAACAAGGCGCCCGGCGATGGCTGTTCCGACAAGTGCGTAGTCGAACCGGGCTGGAAGTGCCCGACTCCGGGCGACAAGTGCGAGGCGGACCAATGCGGCGACGGCATCGTGGCCGGCAAGGAGGAGTGTGAAGACGGAGGAAGTCCCCCGACCTCGGGCGACGGTTGTTCTGCCAGCTGCAAGGTCGAGCCAGGCTACGCCTGTGGCCCCGTGGGTCAGCCCTGTCACAAGACGGTGTGCAACGACGGCACCAAGGAAGGGGACGAACCTTGCGACGATGGCAACACCATCATCGGCGATGGCTGCAATCCGTTCTGCGAAGTGGAGCCCAACTGTAGCGGCGGTGCATGCGTGTCCAGTTGTGGCGACGGGTTGATCCTACCTGGGGACGCCGAGGAGTGCGACGATGGCAACACCAAGAACGGTGACGGGTGCTCGTCGACCTGCAAGAAGGAGAACGGCTTCACCTGCACCGTGGTGAGTGGGCAGCTGCCGGCTACCTTGGACGTGCCGGTCGTGTTTCGGGACATGGTGTCGCTGCCCGCGGGTGGCTCCACGCGCCATCCCGACTTCGAGATCTTCAGTGGCAGCCAGGCAACCCCGGGTCTGGTGCAAGCGAATCTGAGCAGCGGCGGAAAGCCGGTGTTCGCGGGGATTTGCGACAACGGTGGCGCGCCCAATCCGCCATGTCCCTACGGACAGCAGCTCACCACCGCGGCTAACTTCGTGCAGTGGTACACGGACGTCGCAGGGGTGAACGTCAACGAGATCACCAAGCTCTCCTTGGCCAAGCAGCCCAACAACACCTACTACTTCCCTGACGCCGCATTCTTCCCGCTCGACGGCAAGGGTTGGGTGGGGCAGGGCAAGGAGTCCCCCTCTGGCGGACACAACTTCGGTTTCACCAGCGAGATCCGCTACTGGTTCGAGTACAAGGGCGGCGAGACTCTCAACTTTTCCGGCGACGATGACGTGTGGGTCTTCATCGCGGGCAAGCTGGCCCTCGACTTGGGAGGATTGCATCCGCAGCGCTCCGGCTCCTTCACCATCAACGCGGCGCTGGAGGCGCAGCTGGGACTGACGAAGGGCAAGGTCTATGAAATCGCGTTGTTCCACGCCGAGCGCCACACCAACGCGTCGAACTTCAATCTCACTCTCGGCGGCTTCGTCAGCGCCAAGAGCCAGTGCGTGACCGTCTGCGGCGATGGCATCGTGGCCGGCGACGAACTCTGCGACGACGGCAAGAACGACGGCAGCTATGGCTCTTGCACTGCTGACTGCAAACCCGGCCCACGCTGTGGCGACGGTGTGAAGCAGTCGCCGCAGGAAGAGTGTGACGACGGCACCAATCTGACCAGCTACAGCACTTCGGGAAGCGCCGGGTGCGCCCCAGGCTGCAAGCTTGGCGCCTACTGTGGCGACAAGCAGGTGGATAGCCTGTTCGGAGAGCAGTGCGATGACGGCACCAATGCGGGAGGCTACGAGGGCTGCGAGAGCAACTGTCAGCTCGGACCACGCTGCGGTGACGGCAAGATCCAAAGCAGCGAAGGCGAACAGTGCGACGACGGCAACGCCGTCTCGGGCGATGGCTGTTCGGACCAATGCCAATCCGAGGGCCCGAAGTAG
- a CDS encoding chemotaxis protein CheA, protein MSDEIYDDEVVREFLVESYENLDQLDRDFVALEADPGAKDRIAGIFRTVHTIKGTSGFLGFSRLESLTHAGESLLSKLRDGVLVLTPEATSALLAMVDQVRAFLSQVENTGQEGDADCSALTERLGAIARGQAAAQPGPAAEEPAASRPEPAAEKEPAAPQTSAGADTAAESNAGYELFDVAPAVEAPAAAPRKPEPAVAEKPEPARAAPTGDESAPAVKGSPVAESSVRVDVGLLDTLMNLVGELVLARNQIIQFGAAVEDSGFANASQRLNLITTELQEGVMKTRMQPIGNVWNKLPRVVRDLSIACGKQVRVEMHGKETELDRTIIEAIKDPLTHIVRNAVDHGIESPEVRAGKGKPQTGTLSLRAFHEGGQVNIEISDDGGGINPEAVREKAIRSGVATAERAARMSERELCQLIFLPGFSTAKKVSNVSGRGVGMDVVKTNIEKIGGTVDLLNAAVGTTIKIKIPLTLAIVPALIITSQGHRFAIPQVSLLELVRLEREQAETGIEFIQGVPVYRLRGNLLPLVRLDRVLGLTAADADTTFASEDGSVNIVVLQADDRSFGLVVDEIRDTEEIVVKPLGKELKTLSVFAGATIMGDGRVALILDVLGLAQRAGAISAGRERIRGEHDAALDAVGAVQEKQTLLIVRVGNGDRLAIPLSLVARLEEFPRERLEQAGARAVVQYRGELLPLLELSRVLGASASAASAADGTVYVVVYSEGDRTVGLVVDQILDIVEEAVRVDTSMVRAGISGTAVIQGRVTELLDAAALLPRQERSAA, encoded by the coding sequence ATGTCGGATGAGATCTATGACGACGAGGTCGTCCGGGAATTCCTGGTAGAGAGCTACGAGAATCTCGACCAGCTGGACCGCGACTTCGTCGCTCTCGAGGCAGACCCGGGCGCCAAGGACCGCATCGCGGGCATCTTCCGCACGGTCCACACCATCAAGGGAACCTCAGGGTTTCTTGGGTTTTCGCGCCTGGAGTCTCTGACCCACGCAGGAGAAAGTCTCCTGTCCAAGCTGCGGGACGGCGTGCTGGTGCTGACCCCCGAGGCCACGTCGGCATTGCTGGCAATGGTCGACCAGGTCCGAGCGTTCCTGAGTCAAGTTGAGAACACAGGCCAAGAGGGCGACGCTGACTGTTCGGCACTCACTGAACGGCTGGGCGCCATCGCTCGAGGCCAGGCAGCGGCGCAACCAGGGCCCGCGGCCGAGGAGCCCGCCGCTTCTCGACCGGAACCCGCAGCCGAGAAGGAGCCCGCGGCTCCGCAGACGTCCGCAGGGGCCGATACTGCCGCCGAGAGTAACGCGGGCTACGAGTTGTTCGATGTCGCGCCAGCCGTCGAAGCCCCTGCGGCGGCACCCAGGAAACCGGAACCCGCGGTAGCAGAGAAGCCCGAGCCCGCGCGCGCAGCGCCCACGGGCGACGAATCGGCACCTGCAGTCAAGGGCTCCCCCGTCGCCGAGAGCAGCGTGCGGGTCGACGTCGGGCTACTCGATACGCTGATGAATCTCGTAGGCGAGCTAGTGCTGGCTCGCAATCAGATCATCCAGTTCGGGGCCGCCGTCGAAGACTCTGGCTTCGCCAACGCATCTCAACGACTGAACCTGATCACCACGGAGCTGCAGGAAGGCGTGATGAAGACGCGGATGCAGCCCATCGGCAACGTGTGGAACAAACTTCCGCGGGTCGTGCGCGACCTCTCGATCGCCTGCGGGAAGCAGGTACGCGTGGAGATGCACGGCAAAGAAACCGAGCTCGATCGCACGATCATCGAGGCCATCAAGGACCCATTGACCCACATCGTCCGCAACGCGGTCGACCACGGCATCGAGTCACCGGAAGTCCGCGCCGGGAAGGGCAAACCTCAAACTGGGACTCTCAGCTTGAGGGCATTTCACGAGGGTGGCCAGGTCAACATCGAGATCTCCGATGACGGCGGTGGCATCAACCCCGAGGCCGTACGCGAGAAGGCCATCCGCAGCGGCGTGGCCACTGCGGAACGCGCCGCGCGCATGTCCGAGCGCGAGCTCTGCCAGTTGATCTTCCTGCCGGGATTCTCCACGGCGAAGAAGGTCTCCAACGTCTCCGGCCGCGGCGTGGGCATGGACGTGGTCAAGACCAACATCGAGAAGATCGGCGGCACCGTCGACCTTCTCAACGCCGCGGTCGGTACTACGATCAAGATCAAGATCCCCCTGACCCTGGCCATCGTGCCCGCCCTGATCATCACGAGTCAGGGACATCGCTTCGCCATTCCCCAAGTCAGCCTGCTCGAGCTCGTTCGCTTGGAGCGGGAGCAAGCGGAGACCGGCATCGAGTTCATTCAGGGCGTGCCCGTGTATCGCTTGCGCGGAAACCTGCTGCCCCTGGTGCGACTAGACCGCGTGCTCGGACTGACCGCGGCCGACGCGGATACCACCTTCGCCAGCGAAGACGGCTCGGTGAACATCGTCGTGCTGCAAGCGGACGATCGCAGCTTCGGCCTGGTCGTGGACGAGATCCGCGACACCGAAGAGATCGTGGTCAAGCCCCTGGGGAAAGAGCTCAAGACCCTTTCCGTCTTCGCGGGCGCGACGATCATGGGTGACGGACGGGTGGCCCTGATCCTGGACGTCCTCGGCCTGGCGCAGCGCGCCGGCGCCATCTCTGCCGGCCGCGAACGCATTCGGGGGGAACACGACGCTGCCTTGGACGCGGTCGGCGCCGTTCAGGAGAAGCAAACCTTGCTCATCGTGCGCGTGGGGAATGGCGATCGCCTGGCGATTCCGCTGTCGCTCGTGGCGCGCCTCGAGGAGTTCCCGCGCGAGCGCTTGGAGCAAGCTGGCGCTCGCGCCGTCGTGCAGTACCGCGGCGAGCTGCTGCCGCTACTCGAACTGTCTCGCGTACTTGGAGCGAGCGCGAGCGCAGCTTCGGCGGCGGACGGCACCGTCTACGTCGTCGTCTATTCGGAAGGGGATCGCACGGTCGGCCTCGTGGTCGACCAAATCCTAGACATCGTTGAGGAGGCCGTACGTGTCGACACGTCGATGGTTCGTGCCGGCATCTCCGGAACGGCGGTGATCCAGGGGAGAGTCACCGAGCTACTCGACGCAGCGGCACTGCTGCCCCGGCAGGAAAGGAGCGCCGCATGA